CACAGCCTCTCCAGGACCAGATAATCCAAAAGTCTCAGGCATAAGGGTCATGGCAACATTCAATGCAAATAGCAACCCGCCTCCGAGATAACCCATGCCAAAACCCAGTCCGGATACACGATCGATCTCGTCTTTACCGGCGACACTGGGAAGTAAAGCGTCATAGAATATGTTGGCACCTGAGAAACCAATGATGCCCATCACGTAAATAAAAATAGCCATGGCCCAATCACCCTGCTCCACCAAAAATAATCCGGCAGTCATGAGGGCACCGAGATAGGCAAAAAAGATTAAGAATTTCTTCTTGGCTGAACCCTTATCGGCGATTGCTCCGAGGATGGGAGCCATAAGTGCCACAATTAAGCTGGCGATTGAATTCGCAACTCCCAATTGAGCCGTACTTACATTCACATCAGCACCGAGACTCCAATAATCTTTAAAAAAGATGGGGAAAAAGCCTGCCATGACCGTTGTGGCAAAAGCAGAATTTGCCCAATCATACATGGCCCAGCCCCAGATTTGTTTTTTCTTATTGTCCATGAGAAATCCTCCGTGTTGAATAGTTCGAGCGCTTTCGGCTACGAATATTTAAGAAATTTTACTGCTGATTTGTAATGACTTCAGGATCAATATAGGCGAAGCACCTGATATGCGAAGGGATTTTTTGCGCTGCTGGCGAGTCTCCAGACAGGGGTTTATGCACCAGGCGGAGATTTGAGTCCCCGCCTGGTTAGATTATATAATTCGTCGTTTCTACCTGTTTTTTCCAGAGGTTATTTCTCTACTGATTTCTTTCCGAACTCCGGATCAATGGGCAGGAATTTGAGCATGAGCAGCCCAGGTATGGTGGCGATCAGCACCCAGATGAAGAACATCTGATACCCGATTGTCTCCTGGAGCCAACCACTGAACATTCCAGGAATCATCATCCCCAAGGCCATAAAACCCGTACAGATGGCAAAGTGGGCTGTTTTGAACTTACCCTCTGCTACTGTAATCATGTACAACATATAGGCTGTGAACCCAAAACCGTAGCCAAACTGTTCTACTCCCACCATAATGGCTATCATTGTGAAATTCTCAGGCTGAACGTATGATAAATAAACATAGACAACATCAGGCAGCTTCATGGCCAGCGCCATCCAGAGAATCCAGAATTTCAATCCCTGTTTAGCAGCAACCATACCACCAAGGATACCACCCAAGGTCAACATAACTGCGCCTAGAGTTCCATAGATAAAGCCATATTGTTGCGTGGTCAATGCCAATCCCCCAGCCTCAATAGTATCGATCATAAAGAGGGGAGCAATTTTCACTAGTTGGGCTTCACCAAACCGATAAACAAGAATAAATGCGACAGCCAAACCAATTTTGTCCTTTGTAAAGAATGTGGAAAAGGTATTGGCATAACTTTGGAAAAATTCAGACATACCTGACGGCTTTACTCCCTTATCACCAGCGGGACGCGGCAGAATAAAATAATGGTAAACAAAAAAGATAATAAATAGGCCCGTAAGAATCAGAAATGACAAGGACCAGGCCAGAGGGATATTTCCTGATCGAGCAATAAATGTAGCACTTGATGCTGTCTTCAGGTTCGGATGAAGCTGGATTAATGCCAGGTATGGAATATTCCAATCATCCTGGTGAAAAATAAAGCGAGTATCAGAAAGTAATTTGATGCTTTTATCCCCTGTATCATGACCAAAAGAGACAACGATTTCTTCATCTCCCAGCGGTTTATTCGAAAGTCCGATATAGGCCAGGGCAGTCTTACCAACATCATCTGTTGCATCTGGAGCCTCATAATTAACAAAGGCTACGGCGGTCAGATCCGTTGTATCACTCAGTTCTAAGCGATTGGCATTCCAGTAATTCACCATGGTTAGCAATGAGTCATAACTAAGGTTGGACTGTTTACCCAACCCCACTTCAACCGTTTCGGGATAAATATGAATTTCCAGTTCGTCCCCGTTCTCTGGAAGGCGAAAATAATCGGGATCAATCCGGTGTTCAATTTGATAATCCGGGGTCGCTTTGACCACAACTTCCAAATCAGCGAGACCAGTATTACTTTCGATCATACCGGCAAAAATGATGATTCCACCTTGACCCGCGATAATGGCAAGACGATAGAAAGTACTTCGAATACCTACCCACCAGGCTTGGTCATGCTGGGATAATCCAATCATGTAATACCCATCTGCCGCAATGTCATGGGTAGATGAACTGAAAGCCAATAGCCAAAAGAAGCCAAGCGTTAACTGGAAAAACCCAGGCATTGGAATTGTTAAAACAACACCACCCAGCCCAGCCCCGATAAAGAGCTGCATGATAACGATCCAAAATCGTTTGGTCTGGAAGATATCAACCAGGGGGCTCCAGAGTGGTTTTAAAACCCAGGGCAGGTAGAGCCAGCTGGTATAGAGGGCAATCTCCATATTGGAAATTCCCATTCGTTTGTAAAAAACGACTGCAATGAGCATGACAACTGTGTAGGGTACACCCTCTGCAAAATACAGAGAGGGAATCCATAACCAGGGGGATCTGCGCTTGGGTTCAGTACTCTTAGACATGTTTTCTTCCTTCTACTCTTCTACTTCAGATTTAATTGTTTAATATATTTTCAATCGCCTACTGGTATTTTATTCCTCTCCGACCCTTCCAGGAAACCATAAAACACCTCTGCGTTCTCGTGGTTATTCGATGTTTATGCAAAATTATCATTCATAAATAAGATATTTTTCACGTAACTGGAGATATTCCTGTAACTCAGCCTGGTAACTTGCAATAATGGTCTCAGCAGATGCTCCAGCATCAATCATTTCCCGTAATCCGGAGCCACCCCAGAGCCGATCTGAACCCTTCTGATAGCGCCA
This region of Candidatus Neomarinimicrobiota bacterium genomic DNA includes:
- a CDS encoding MFS transporter, with protein sequence MSKSTEPKRRSPWLWIPSLYFAEGVPYTVVMLIAVVFYKRMGISNMEIALYTSWLYLPWVLKPLWSPLVDIFQTKRFWIVIMQLFIGAGLGGVVLTIPMPGFFQLTLGFFWLLAFSSSTHDIAADGYYMIGLSQHDQAWWVGIRSTFYRLAIIAGQGGIIIFAGMIESNTGLADLEVVVKATPDYQIEHRIDPDYFRLPENGDELEIHIYPETVEVGLGKQSNLSYDSLLTMVNYWNANRLELSDTTDLTAVAFVNYEAPDATDDVGKTALAYIGLSNKPLGDEEIVVSFGHDTGDKSIKLLSDTRFIFHQDDWNIPYLALIQLHPNLKTASSATFIARSGNIPLAWSLSFLILTGLFIIFFVYHYFILPRPAGDKGVKPSGMSEFFQSYANTFSTFFTKDKIGLAVAFILVYRFGEAQLVKIAPLFMIDTIEAGGLALTTQQYGFIYGTLGAVMLTLGGILGGMVAAKQGLKFWILWMALAMKLPDVVYVYLSYVQPENFTMIAIMVGVEQFGYGFGFTAYMLYMITVAEGKFKTAHFAICTGFMALGMMIPGMFSGWLQETIGYQMFFIWVLIATIPGLLMLKFLPIDPEFGKKSVEK